ATTGTGGCCCATACCTTACAAGTACCTTTTTACCAGCTCAGCGCCATCAGCAGCGGAGTAAAAGATGTACGTGAAGTAATAGAGCAGGCCAAACAGCAAACCCAGGCCATCTTATTCATAGATGAGATCCACCGCTTCAACAAAGGACAGCAGGACGCCCTGCTGGGAGCAGTGGAAAAAGGCACCATCACATTAATAGGCGCCACCACCGAAAACCCTTCGTTCGAGGTTAATGCGGCCCTTTTAAGCCGCAGCCAGGTATACGTGCTCAAAGCCCTCACGGAAGAAGCAATGGTACGACTGCTGCAACATGCGCTGCAAAACGACAGCACATTGCAGCAATACAATATAGAACTACAGGAAACGGCCGCCCTCATCAATATCTCAGGCGGCGATGCGCGCAAGCTGCTGAACCTGTTCGAACTGGTAGTGCTTTCAGCGCCGGCAGCCGATAAACTCGTCATCACCGACCAGCTTGTCATGTCTATTGCCCAGAAAAGAGTAGCGCTTTACGATAAACAGGGAGAACAGCATTACGATATCATTTCCGCCTTCATCAAAAGTATGCGCGGAAGCGACCCCAACGGCGCCGTATACTGGCTCGCACGTATGATAGAAGGTGGTGAAGATGTAAAATTCATCGCCCGCAGGATGCTCATCTTTGCTAGCGAAGATATCGGCAACGCCAATGCCAACGCATTGCTGTTGGCCAATGCCACCTTCGATGCCGTTACCAAAATAGGATATCCCGAGTCAAGGATCATCCTGTCGCAGTGCGCCATCTACCTCGCATCATCGCCCAAAAGCAATGCCTCCTATATGGCCATAGGCGATGCCATAGCAACCGTACACAAGCAGGGCGACCTGCCCGTTCCGCTTCATTTGCGCAACGCACCTACCAGGCTCATGAAAAATCTCGATTACGGCAAAGATTATAAATACGCACACTCCTTTGAAGGCAACTTTGCCGAACAGGAATTTTTACCCGATAAGATCAGCGGAGCCAAATTCTACGACCCCGGCAAAAACGCAAGGGAAGAAGAGCTCAGACGCTTTCTGAGAGAACGCTGGAAAGATAAATATGGATACTAAACGCTATTGCCTTTATTAAACAAAATGTTCCTGAATGAGACTGAGCATCACCTGCCGGCATTTTAAAGACCTGGCCCCTCACGAAATCTATGCATTCATGCGTTTACGCAGCGAGGTGTTTGTGGTTGAGCAAAGCTGCATTTATCTTGATGCAGATAATATAGACCAGTATTGCTATCACCTGCTGTTGCGCGATGGAACAGAGATCGCCGCTTATGCCAGGTTGGTCCCCCCGGGCGTATCCTATACCGAAACTTCAATAGGCAGAATTGTTACCAATCCCGCCTATCGCGGCCAGGGCAACGGCAAGCAACTCATCAACATAGCGCTGGAAGAATGTTCCCGCCTGTTTGGCGTTGGCCCCGTTAAAATAGGCGCACAACTCTACCTGAAAGAATTCTATAAAGCCTTTGGCTTCGTTCCCGTAAGTGAAGTATATGACGAAGACGGCATAGAGCATATCAAAATGCTGCTGACACCTAACCCTTCAACTCTGTTTTAAGGAAACGGGCAGTATGGCTTTCTTTGTTTTTGATCATCTCTTCGGGTGTACCCTCAAAAAGGATGCGCCCGCCGCCATCACCACCTTCCAGGCCCACATCAATAATATGATCGGCCACCTTTATCACATCCAGGTTATGTTCTATCACTAATACCGTATTACCACGATCTACCAGTTTATTCAGCACCTCAAGCAGGTGTTGAATATCCTGGAAGTGAAGCCCGGTAGTAGGCTCGTCGAGAATATAAAATGTTTTGCCCGTATCTTTCTTGGCCAGCTCTGTAGCCAGTTTCACTCGCTGAGCCTCTCCCCCGCTAAGGGTAACCGCGCTCTGCCCAAGTGTTATATATCCCAGCCCCACATCCTGCAACACCTTTATCTTACGGAACAGGTAAGGCACCGCTTCAAAGAAATCACACGCTTCATCAACAGTCATGTTCAGCACATCGCTGATCGACTTGCCCTTATACCTGATCTCAAGCGTTTCCCTGTTATACCTTTTGCCGTTACACTTTTCACAGTGCACATATACGTCGGGAAGGAAATTCATTTCAATCACCCGCATACCGCCGCCTTCACAAACATCACAACGGCCACCTTTTACATTAAACGAAAACCGGCCGGGATTATACCCCCTGATCTTGGCTTCAGGAACGGCAGCGAACAACTGCCTGATCTCTGTAAAGAAACCGCAGTAGGTAGCCGGGTTACTTCTTGGCGTACGGCCAATAGGCGACTGGTCAATCTCTATCACCTTATCAATATGCTCCAACCCCTTTACACTTTTATAAGGCAGCGGTGTCATCCGGCTGTTATAACAATGTTTGGAGAGGATGGGATACAAAGTTTCATTAATAAGCGTACTCTTACCGCTGCCGCTCACGCCGGTTACCAGTACCAGCTTACCAAGCGGGAATTTCACCGATATGTTCTTCAGGTTATTACCGGTAGCGCCCTTCAGTTCAAGATGAAGCCCGTTACCCTTTCTGCGGGTTGCCGGTACTTCAATACCCTTTTTACCGTTCAGGTAAGAAGCCGTATCGGATGGCGCACGCAGCACCTGCTCAGGAGAGCCCTGGGCAACGATATGACCGCCATACTTGCCTGCACGCGGACCTATATCAACCAGGTAATCTGCCGCCAGCATAATATCCTTATCATGCTCCACCACCAGTACACTATTGCCAATATCACGCAGGTTACGCAATGCAACAATCAACTGGTGGTTATCGCGCTGGTGTAAACCAATGGAAGGTTCATCGAGAATATAAGTAATCCCCTGTAACTGCGATCCTATCTGCGTTGCCAGCCTTATACGCTGCGATTCACCACCGCTGAGCGTACGGGAAGGCCTGTTCAGCGTAAGATAAGTAAGCCCTACATCAAGCAGGAACTGTAACCTTTCCCTTATTTCTTTCAGGATATCTTTTGCTATTGCATTCTGCTTATCGGAAAGCCTTTTCTCGATACCTGTAAACCAGGTCATCAGCTTATCAAGGTTCAGGGAGCTTACCTCCGCAATATTCCTTTCATCGACCTTGAACCAGAGACTTTCCTTTTTTAAACGGGCGCCTTCGCAGGCAGGACAGGTTTTAAGTTCCATAAACTGTTCTGCCCACTCCCGGGTACTTTCACTGCTGCCCGCAAACCAGCGGCGGATCATGGGAATGATCCCTTCAAACTCACCATCGTAAGGCGTCGACGCCATCGATTCATCAAAATCTTCTACCTCCTGGCTGCCGCCTTCGGCATTACCATAAAGCAGGATATTAAGACCGGCTGCAGGAAGATCCTTCACCGGTTTATCGAGACTGATCTTATTCTTCCGGGCAATTTGTGCAACAGTTTTAAACATATGTGCTTCCCGCTCTTCCCCCAGCGGCGCTATACCACCTTCACGGATACTTTTATCCGGTTCAGGCAAAATAGCCTCCATACTTATAGAGTATACATTTCCCAATCCTTTACACGAAGGGCACGCACCATAGGGCGAGTTAAAGGAAAACGCATTGGGAGAAGGTTCTTCATAACTGATGCCCGTATCTACGCACATCAGTTGCTTTGAGTACTGCACCAGGATATCTTCTTTGGACCCGCCATCTACCAGCAAAAACATCAGGTCCTTGCCCGACTTCAGCGTTTGCTGTACACTCTGGCTCAGGCGCACCTTCATATCATCGGTCACCTGTAAACGGTCAATTACCACCTCAATATCATGGATCTTGTACCTGTCGAGCTGCATCCGGGGTGTGATATCCAGCACCTCGCCATCTACCCTCACCTTTAAGAAACCCTTTTTACGGATCTCTTCAAAAAGCTCGCGGTAATGCCCTTTACGGCCACGCACCAACGGAGACAGCAGCGTTATTTTCTTACTTTTAAATTTTTTGAATATGTTGTCAACGATCTCCTCTTCGCTGAACTTGGTCATCTTCTTGCCCGTATTGTAGCTGTAAGCTTCGCCTATACGTGCATAAAGCAAACGCAGGAAATCGTATAATTCGGTAATAGTACCTACCGTGGAGCGGGGATTCTTATTGGTGGTCTTTTGTTCGATAGATATAACCGGGCTCAGGCCAAGGATCTTGTCCACGTCAGGCCGTTCCATATCGCCCATGAACTGGCGGGCATAGGCGCTGAAGCTTTCCATATACCTGCGCTGTCCTTCGTTATAAATAGTATCGAAAGCCAGCGACGATTTGCCACTGCCACTCACGCCTGTAAATACAACGAGTTTATTCTTAGGAATACTTATATCAAGATTTTTCAGGTTATGTTCCCTGGCGCCAAATACCTCAATTTTTTCCGTCGCTTCTGCCACTGTTTCGGGGAGACTCTTTTCTTTAACTGCCATAATAACTTGTGTCGGTCATCGAAGGTAGAACAAAGTACGTTAGATATTGTTGAAGAAAAAGTTATGGTCTGAAATCTGAAAATGGCATAGTAATTGGCTACCCTGATCTAAAACATGAAAGTTATGAAAACCCTGAAAATGTCAGTAACGGGCCTGTTGAGCGCCGTAATATTATTTTCTTCCTGCAAAACCTGGAACAATAGCCAGAAAGGCGCAGCTGTAGGCGTAGGCGGCGGAGCCGCTGCCGGTGCCGTTATAGGCAAAATATCAGGCAACACTGCCTTGGGAACCATTATCGGCGCTGCCGTAGGTGGCACAGCCGGCGCTATCATCGGCCGTAAAATGGACAAACAGGCAGAAGATATCAAAACCCAGGTTCCTGATGCTAAAGTAGAAAGGGTGAACGAAGGCATTACCGTTGAATTCAGCAGTAAAGTACTCTTCGGATTCGACAGCTACAGCCTTACCGATGCCTCCCGCGGTTCTCTGGATAAACTCATTAAAGTGCTGAACACTTATCCCGATACCAACGTAGAAGTTCAGGGACATACCGACAACAAAGGTACTGCCGCTTATAACGACAAGCTGTCATTACAACGTGCAGAATCAGTTGCCAGCTATGTGAAATCACATGGCATCGCTTCTTCCCGTATCACTACCAGGGGTTTTGGCTTTAACGCCCCCAAATACACCAACGATACCGAAGACGGCCGCGCGCAAAACCGCCGCGTAGAATTCGTGATCACCGCCAACGAAAAAATGAAATCAGAAGCCGCACAACAGGCTAATCAATAATAAGATCTGTAAACGTTAAGAGAAACGAGGCTGTGTCAATTAAAACACAGCCTCGTTTTTTTGTGCATTCACCCCAACTTCCTGATTCTCACTCCCCTACCCCGTCAGCCAGTCATCTCTACTCCATTCCTTATATTATTTTTAAAAAGAATAATTGGCAATTCAGAAAAAAGAGGAATTTTTGTAATATATCACCTATAACCTTTATGAAGTTCCTTTTAAAGATTTTCCTTGCATTCCTGGTATGCGCACAACTCATTGCCTGTACAAAAGAATACAGTAAAGAGGGCGGCAACCATGTTGTAATACCGCCTCCTGAACCGCCAGTTCCACCTAATGAGCCAGTGAAAACAGATACTGCAGTATATGTAGCCGGCTATTACAGCGTCTTCAGGGATGGCGTATTTACAGCCGTCAGCCTTGCAGTCATATGGCGCAACGGAGTACCCATCGTACTAACAGACAGCACACACCATGCCCGCGCACAGGATGTTGTTGCCGTTGGCGACGATCTCTATGCAGTAGGATTTGAATACACCGACGATCCCCTCATCCGCAAAGCCATGCTCTGGAAAAATGGCGTCCCCACCGCATTAAGCGATGGCAAAACCGACGCCGTAGCCTATTCTATCATAGTAGATGGCTCAGACGTATACATAGGCGGTTTCGCAAGAAAAGGCGACCGCCTGAACAAATCAGTCGCTACCCTTTGGAAAAACGGCGTAGCCCTCTCCCTCACAGATGGCCTCTATAATGCCTACATCTTCAGTATCACCAAACACGGCAGCGATATTTATTGCGGGGGCTCGGAATGGAATCGCTCCTCCATCGAAGTCGCCAAATACTGGAAGAATGGGGTCGCCGTATCACTCAGCGATGGCCTGTATAAAAATGTTATCTCCGGCATCATTGCAGACGGCAATGGCGTTTACGCTTCCGGCACTCAAACACCGATGAACACCCGGGAAACAAGACAAGCGCTGTTGTGGAACAACAAAACCCGTACAGCACTAACCGATGGAAAAACACATAACGCCAGCGCCAACGCCATTCTCCGCATTGGCACAGACTTTTATGTAGCCGGTATGGACGAAAGGTTTGCCGTTATCTGGAAAAACCAGGTACCCACCTACATCGCCGACAAAAGTTATTGGGCCAGTTATGCAGCTGATCTTTGCGTGTTTGGAAACGACTTCTACGCCGTTGGCAACATCGTACTGGATGACCCCAGCTATCCATTATACCCCGTTCTCTGGAAAAACAACCAGGAAACCCGCCTCGAAAACAATGGCGGAGGGGGTGAAGCCTTTAGCGTATTTGTAAGGGAAGAAAAGAAGTAAAAGATTGATAAATGACGCCGCCCGCAATAGCCGCAAACACTTTCACATGGCCGGCTTAGATGCTGCACTATATCATAACTAACCTCAAATGCAAAAACAAAGAAGGGTGAGCATATCAGGAAATGATACGCCCACCCTTCTTAAATAGCACTTCAATATTCAAATAGTATTACATAAGATCTTCAGCACACATGGTGTCAGTGCTTCTTTGCATTAGTTTTAGCACTGCTCCAGCGCCTGCAATATATCTGCAGCAATATCATCGATATACTCAAGACCTACAGACACCCTGATCAACCCCGGCGTAATACCTACAGCCAGCTGATCCGCTTCACTGAGTTTGGAATGGGTAGTAGAAGCAGGATGCGATGCAATGGTGCGGCTGTCTCCCAGGTTTGAAGTAAGCGTGATCATTTTCAGCGCATTCATAAAGGTTACGCCGGCATTCAAACCACCTTTTAATTCAAACGTGATCAAACCACCGCCACGGCTCATTTGCTTCTTCGCGATCTCGTATGCCGGGTGACTTGGCAGGAAAGGATATTTCACACCATTCAGCTTTGGATGGCCTTCCAGTTTCTTAGCCAATGCTTCAGCATTGTTGGAATGCCTTTCCATACGCACATCGAGCGTTTCAAGACTTTTGGTCAATACCCATGCATTGAATGGCGCCATAGAAGGACCGGTATTCCGGCAGAACAGGTAGATCTCGCGAACCAGTTCTTTTTTACCAACAACAATACCTCCCAATACACGCCCCTGGCCATCTATCCATTTGGTAGCGGAATGCACCACCAGGTCGGCGCCGAATGCTATAGGGCGTTGAAGATTAGGCGTAGCGAAACAGTTATCGACACAAAAGATGATGTTATGCTTTTTAGCCAGCTTACCCACCTTTTCCATATCAACGATATCCAGGCCGGGGTTGGTTGGCGTTTCAAGATAGATCAGTTTGGTATTGGGCTTTATCAGCGCCTCCCAGCTGTCTATATCGCTTGCTTCGCCATAGGAGTATTCAATGCCCCATTTAGGCATATACTTCGTCAGCAAAGTATGTGTAGAGCCGAATACAGAAGAACAGCTTAAGATATGATCCCCGCTTTGCAGGAAGGTCATAAACGTTCCAAAGATGGCCGCCATACCACTGGCGCAGGAGAACCCTGCTTCCGCGCCCTCCAGGGCACACATCTTATCGGTGAACTCCTGTACGGTAGGGTTACTGAAACGGGTATAGATGTTATGGTCGTTAACTTCATTAAAAGCATCACGCATATCCTCTGCACTGTCGAAACGGAAGCTGGAGGTCATAAACAAAGGCGTGCTGTGTTCGTTTTCATCAGTACGCTGTGTCTGAATACGGATAGCGTTGGTATTAGGATGCGGCATGTTGAGATTTTTGGGGCTATTGAGATCTATGTTTACACAGTTACAGGTTTACCATTCACATTTACCTGCCATTTGAGGTCACCTCCGGCGCGGCGTAATGTTTCGGCAACAGAACAGTATTTGTTCATAGACAGTTCTGCCGCACGATAGGCTTTGGTTTCATCGATGTTGCCGGTAAGGTCAAACACAACGGTTACGTCTTGCCAGAGCGAAGGTTCTTTGCCGGGTTCGCGTTCGCCGTCGATATGAATAGAGAAATCTGTTATTTCCTGCCTTTGTTTCTGAAGGATAGAAACAACGTCAACCGCGCTGCATCCTCCCAAACCTGCCAGCAATACCTGCATAGGTCTGAAACCATTGCCGGTACCGCCTTTCTCCACGGGAATATCCATGCGGAGCTGCTGGTTGTTGGTATCTGTTGCCGTAAAGCCATACTCCCCCTGTGTGCGGGATAATTCTATTAAAGCCATAGCAAAAAAATTTGTGGGGCAAAGATAGAACTAAACACCGCTGGTTCAGCATTTTTTGACCTAGGCTATTGTCACCTGCTTTTCGAGGTAAACATCCTGTATAGCCTGAAGTAACTGAGCCCCTTCGGCCAAAGGACGCTGAAACGCCTTCCGGCCCGATATCAGCCCCATACCGCCTGCTCTTTTGTTGATGACAGCCGTTGTTACCGCTTCTTTCAGATCGGACTCGCCTGAGGATGCACCGCCGGAATTGATCAGTCCCGCACGCCCGTTATAACAGTTGAGCACCTGGTAACGGCACAGATCAATAGGATGACCGGAAGCCAGTTGAGTATACATTCTTTCATCCAGTTTGCCGTAACTGCTGCCGCCCATGTTCAGCGCCTTGAAGCCACCGTTATTTTCAGGCAGCTTCTGCTTTATGATATCCGCTTTAATGGTCACTCCCAGGTGGTTAGCCTGGCCCGTAAGATCGGCAGACACATGATAATCCACGCCATCCTTTTTAAACGCGTTATTGCGGATATAACACCAGAGTATCGTTGCCATTCCAAGAGAATGCGCCTCCTCAAAAGCATGTGCCACTTCAACGATCTGCCGGTCCGATTCCGGTGAACCAAAATAAATGGTAGCGCCCACAGCTGTAGCGCCCATATTCCAGGCATCTCTTACAGAACCAAACATGATCTGGTCATATTTATTGGGATAGGTCAACAATTCGTTATGGTTGAGCTTTACGATCAGCGGAATTTTATGCGCATATTTCCTCGCCACAAACGACAAAGCACCAAAAGTGGTAGCTACAGCGTTACACCCGCCCTCGATAGCCAGCTTTACAATATTTTCGGGATCGAAATAAATGGGATTAGGTGCAAAAGAAGCGCCTGCACTATGTTCAATGCCCTGATCTACAGGCAGTATGGAAAGATAACCCGTACCCGCCAGCCTGCCGGTATTAAACAACGCACCAAGACTTTTCAGCGTAGGTATATTCCTGTCCGATATGCCGAACACCGTATCTACAAACTGGGGAGAGGGCAGTAATAACTGGTCTTTGGAAACTGTTGAGCAGTTATGCTCCAACAAGCTGGCTGCCTGATCGCCAAGCAACGCGGTAATTTTTTCAAAAGTCATAGTATAATATTTTCCTGCCATTGATTCCCGCAATAATCCTGCCTACCGGTAATTACAATAGTCCGCCCTTACAACAGCGGCCCGGTTCTGCCTGCCAATCCCTACCAGCCATTTCAACCTTATATGGTACCGTAGCAGGAAGTTTTACGTGTCAAGGTATCTATATTGCAGCTTTACAGTGCTGTCTTTACTTTCCTGTAAGCGTTGCTATCATACCCGAAGCGTTCTTATTGCCGGGATATACTTCCAGGGCCTTCCTATAATTGGCCAGGGCTTTTCGCTTGCGCCCTTTGCTTTTGTAACAGTCACCGATAAGTTCATAACAATAGGAAAGATCTTCCGGGCGCCCCTTTAATTCCAAAGCAGTTTCAAACACCCGGATAGCATCATCCAGCTTATTTCTGCGTTGTACGTATTTGCCGGTGCTTATCAGGTCGCCGATCTCAAAACCAAAATCATACAGGTCCTGCTCTTCAGCCTTCAGCATACGGTAATAATTCAATCCATCATCAACATTGGCCAGCACCCTGTCACGAATAGACAGGTAAACAGATCTACGCGGAACCGTAAAAGGTTTATGCTGTAAAGCATTCAGTATCGCCGTTTTTAAAGGCCATACTTTCATCTGCTGGTTGTTGGTCATCATAACAATGAGGGTACGGTCACGAACATGATAATAAAAAGCAGCCTCGTAATTACTATTGGAGCCCTGGTGCTGATGCCATACCACGGTATCTCCTTCGAATACGACTGTACCCAAACTGCTTTCTCCTCCCGGAAAATTCCGGCCCAGGGTTCTCAAAGAAGCCTCGTTAATTACTTTGCCCTGATGCAATGCCATTACCCATCTGTAAAGGTCTCCAATTGGCAGCCTTACCCAGCCTTTTACGCCGCCCTCGCGATACAGCACATTATGCCCTTCATTGTCGAAAGCCCTTGCCATACCCGCTGCATCAACCGGGTAATCCACAAGTGACTGCGTCATACCTGCCGGTTTGAAAAGATATTCCTGTATAAAATCCTGGTAACTTAGCCCGCTAACCTTTTCAATGATCCGTCGCTGCAACGATACATTGATGTTGTTGTAAATATAGACGGTACCGGGCGCTGCCGCCAATGCCTTCAGTGTGATCAGGCTACTATGTATTAAAGAATCGGTGCCATCTGCCGCCGGGCCGAGTACGGGAATGCCACTGGTATAATTGAGCAGGTGCGCCACCTTAACCTGGCCGGCCCAGGAAGGAAATTCAGGAAAGAACTTCGACAAACTATCCTCCAGCGATAACTTACCTTGCTCACAAAGCACCATGATAGCGGCCCCGTTAAATTCCTTGCTAACAGATCCTATGTCAAATTTAAACTCACGGGAGAGCGGCACCATCGTGGAAACATCGGCAAAGCCGAAAGAATGCAGATAAATATTATTCTGACAGACAACCATGATGTTGCCGTTAAAGATGCCACGCTTATAAGCAGTTTGCATAATAGAATCTACCAGTTTCATTTCCTGCTGGGCATAAGCAGCGATGGTAATACCCAGCCAAAAGCAAATTCCAAGGGCGAGTTGTTTCTTCATTAAAATCTATAGTTTGGTAACAGCGCAATCTCCTGCGCCTCATATACACGACAATATTAATATTATATTTTACCACGATACAAATAAATTGGAAGAGCGGTTTAACCGAAACAGCATCTCTTTAACTTCGCTGCATGAAAACAGCAAGCATCCATGAGTTGAAAAATGAATTAAACGCATTGCCGCCGGCAGAACTGATGGAATTATGTCTTCGTCTTGCCAAATTCAAAAAAGAGAACAAGGAGCTGCTCACCTTCCTGCTCTTTGAAGCGCATGACCTGCAAAGCTATATCGAAGGTGTTAAAGCCTATATGGATGAAGAATTTGCAACCTTGCCAGCCAGCCCCTATTTTCAGAAAAAGGCTTTACGCAAAACGCTGAAAGGTGTCAATAAACATATCAAATATGCAGCGGCAAAAGAAGCAGAAATAGAGCTGCTGCTTTACTTCTGTCATAAAATAAAGCAATCAGGCATCCGGCTTGAAAGTTATACTGTGCTCAATAACCTCTTCCAGCAACAGGTAAAGAAGATCAAAAAGGCGATAGACAGCCAGCACGAAGACCTGCAATACGACTACCTGAAGCAGCTGGAAAAGATCACAGATCTATAAGAGTTTAAGTAACCAACGAAAACCAAAGATGCATCAGCCTGCAATTACCTGATACAACTATTGGCATTCACGCTTTAAGCAGGCAGCATACAGCGCAACCGGAACGTTAATAATATCCGGAAATGGCCGGGCGCCTACATGGCTCATGACTATAGCCAACCACGCTACGGGACATCCCGGCAGGTCTATAAAAAATGAAGGCCGCATTTAGACAAATGCCGCCTTGCTATCAACACAAACAAAGAATGAGAAAGTTTATAATTATTTTCCCAGTAACCCGTCTATGGTAACTGCTGCATAATACAGCGCACCTAAAGTAGGACCACCGGCATATTGGATATAGTTATTATTGAAAATGTTGGAACCACCGATCTTGAGCGTTGTTTTGGAAGCAGGCACCCTTACAGTTACCTGGGCATCAACCGTATTTATGGCAGGCACCCTGCCTGTTACCAGCGGGCTCTCCCACAGGAAAGACTGCTGCCATTTATAAACGACACTGAAGCCTACGTTCTTAACGATCTCCCGGTTGCTAAAGCTGATATTGGCAGACCATTCCGGCGTATTAAAACCGGTTACGAAAATATCATCACTGCTGCCGGATTTCAGCTTATTAAAGCTGGTATTACCACCTATCGAGAACTTCTTATAGAAATTGTAAGCGGTACCTATCGCAAAACCATAGTTGGTGTACTTGTTCTTGGCGTTAGTGTACACACGATACCTGTCCTGTCCCTTGCTGGCGCCATTGTTACCATCGGCGCTGGCAGTAGTAGCATCCCTGTTCCTGTCGAGCATTGCTATCACGGCAGCATCGGAACCTACTGTTTCACCTTTAGGAACAAACACCTGCACCTGGCCAAGGAAGCCATCGTAGGTATTGGTATAAGCGTCTATATCGATAGAAAGCTTGTTATTCAGCAACACACTTTTATAACCTATTTCAAACGATTTAATTCTTTCAGGCCTTGCTTCCGGCAGGTTGGCCACCACCAGCAGGTTCCTGTTAGCCAGGGCTGCCGCATCGGTGGAGTTAGCTGTTTTTACTGCCGCATTGAAATTCGCTACAGAACTTTGTGTATAGCTGTTTTCCAGGTAGCCCAATCCTTTGTTGATATAAGACAGGCTTCCCACCCTCTTTACACGGCCGTTGTTCACATAAGATAACGCTTCGAACAAAGCCGGGAAACGATATCCCTGCTGATAAGTAACACGGAAGTTATGACGTTTGGCAGCTGTATATACCGCAGCAACACGCGGCGTAAACTTCCCTTTGAATTCGGGGTTGAGATCGTAACGCAGTGAAGCAAAGAGTTTCAGCTTTTCTTCCCAGAATGTTTTGGTAGCCTGTGCAAAGCCGCCATATTTTTTATACAATACGTTTTTACCAAAGCTACCATCGGCCAATGGCTTATTACGTTCTTCAATAGAACGGCTGAAATCAACGAAGTTGTTACCATCGGGTATTACCTCGTAGATTCGCGCATCACCGCCAACAAGCAGGTTCACCCATTTAACGGTATTGCTGAGATCCCACTGCCCTTCTATATGATACATGCGGCTTTTCTGGATCAGCGCAGAACCGCCTGTAACCGGTGCGTCGGGAATAAGACTTGACTTTATATCCCAGTTATTGATATGACGGATAACATTTAAGATAGAGTCGAAGCGGGCTGTACCAGGCTCTGCGCGGCCGGCGTCGGCGGCTGCCCTGGCGTACTTGTTGGCAGCTGCAAAATTTGCGGAGGTAAGCCCATTATTAGCTGTACCATAAGCATTCAACGCATTTTTGTATTTGGCGCCCCAGGCGCTGTTGCTGCCGCCG
The Filimonas effusa genome window above contains:
- a CDS encoding OsmC family protein; protein product: MALIELSRTQGEYGFTATDTNNQQLRMDIPVEKGGTGNGFRPMQVLLAGLGGCSAVDVVSILQKQRQEITDFSIHIDGEREPGKEPSLWQDVTVVFDLTGNIDETKAYRAAELSMNKYCSVAETLRRAGGDLKWQVNVNGKPVTV
- a CDS encoding serine hydrolase domain-containing protein, with protein sequence MKKQLALGICFWLGITIAAYAQQEMKLVDSIMQTAYKRGIFNGNIMVVCQNNIYLHSFGFADVSTMVPLSREFKFDIGSVSKEFNGAAIMVLCEQGKLSLEDSLSKFFPEFPSWAGQVKVAHLLNYTSGIPVLGPAADGTDSLIHSSLITLKALAAAPGTVYIYNNINVSLQRRIIEKVSGLSYQDFIQEYLFKPAGMTQSLVDYPVDAAGMARAFDNEGHNVLYREGGVKGWVRLPIGDLYRWVMALHQGKVINEASLRTLGRNFPGGESSLGTVVFEGDTVVWHQHQGSNSNYEAAFYYHVRDRTLIVMMTNNQQMKVWPLKTAILNALQHKPFTVPRRSVYLSIRDRVLANVDDGLNYYRMLKAEEQDLYDFGFEIGDLISTGKYVQRRNKLDDAIRVFETALELKGRPEDLSYCYELIGDCYKSKGRKRKALANYRKALEVYPGNKNASGMIATLTGK
- a CDS encoding class I fructose-bisphosphate aldolase; this encodes MTFEKITALLGDQAASLLEHNCSTVSKDQLLLPSPQFVDTVFGISDRNIPTLKSLGALFNTGRLAGTGYLSILPVDQGIEHSAGASFAPNPIYFDPENIVKLAIEGGCNAVATTFGALSFVARKYAHKIPLIVKLNHNELLTYPNKYDQIMFGSVRDAWNMGATAVGATIYFGSPESDRQIVEVAHAFEEAHSLGMATILWCYIRNNAFKKDGVDYHVSADLTGQANHLGVTIKADIIKQKLPENNGGFKALNMGGSSYGKLDERMYTQLASGHPIDLCRYQVLNCYNGRAGLINSGGASSGESDLKEAVTTAVINKRAGGMGLISGRKAFQRPLAEGAQLLQAIQDVYLEKQVTIA
- a CDS encoding TonB-dependent receptor produces the protein MKQSSSSFLKTKTSRLALLVLLQIAFATGAFAQGNALIEISGKVTNEQKEPLADVSVQIKGTVAGTVSGKDGEFKIRTKLKLPLTLIFSSVGFQPQEFTVASLSSNLQVALVTQTYLGNDVVVTASRLPESILKSPVAIEKLDIRAIRESPAPSFYDALETVKGVQMTTSSLTFKVPNTRGFNIPNNFRFMQLVDGVDMQAATLGVPLGNAIGPTELDIQSVEITPGAASALYGMNAINGMANLITKSPFTDQGLSFYQKTGINHVGGTGRDLSNLTETALRFAKAFNNKFAFKLNASYMRGTDWLSDTRKDQNPNNLKTANPLYPSLNGDNNAVFDGWNKYGDDALAGSNTVSITGLTVDNQSAPPLTVARTGYWEKDLVSPTVDNLKFDGALHFRPTDHVEISYNYRFGKMDGVFQRGNKVQLDNVIVQNHKVEVKGDNFLVRGYISLENTGDSYNVKPTADNMDLFSGGSNSAWGAKYKNALNAYGTANNGLTSANFAAANKYARAAADAGRAEPGTARFDSILNVIRHINNWDIKSSLIPDAPVTGGSALIQKSRMYHIEGQWDLSNTVKWVNLLVGGDARIYEVIPDGNNFVDFSRSIEERNKPLADGSFGKNVLYKKYGGFAQATKTFWEEKLKLFASLRYDLNPEFKGKFTPRVAAVYTAAKRHNFRVTYQQGYRFPALFEALSYVNNGRVKRVGSLSYINKGLGYLENSYTQSSVANFNAAVKTANSTDAAALANRNLLVVANLPEARPERIKSFEIGYKSVLLNNKLSIDIDAYTNTYDGFLGQVQVFVPKGETVGSDAAVIAMLDRNRDATTASADGNNGASKGQDRYRVYTNAKNKYTNYGFAIGTAYNFYKKFSIGGNTSFNKLKSGSSDDIFVTGFNTPEWSANISFSNREIVKNVGFSVVYKWQQSFLWESPLVTGRVPAINTVDAQVTVRVPASKTTLKIGGSNIFNNNYIQYAGGPTLGALYYAAVTIDGLLGK